The proteins below are encoded in one region of Helianthus annuus cultivar XRQ/B chromosome 2, HanXRQr2.0-SUNRISE, whole genome shotgun sequence:
- the LOC110898611 gene encoding protein CNGC15b, producing the protein MSNSKRYVRFDADMESMEPMNTSLKKDDTKLAKKLSRVYSEDYVKTDPTVLDPRGAAINQWNHLFLIAALISLAVDPLFFYLPVTKENMCLDEDMTLKITLTIIRSIVDIFYGIKIYVRFRTAYVATSSRLLGRGVLILDSSSISERYLRGEFWLDFLATLPIPQVMTWFHIVDKTEMMSTKTSVLYFIMIQFLLRLFLTFRLGSHISKQAGLVANVAWVGAAYNLLLFMLASHVIGAMWYLLSIERQGLCWVEVCDMETECKHRYFDCVNVNLPSREAWFPTSNVSSICASADNFKYGLVEDAVIYSIASANFYKKYAYCLWWGLRGLGSAGQELQASPFIAESHFCILIGITGLVLFALLIGNMQQYLESRTKRLEEYRVKRMDTEQWMHHRHLPHELRERVRKHDLHKWIATRGVDEEEILRPLPLGIKRDIKRYVCAELVRRVPLFDQMDERTVDAICERLKPVISTPGTCLVREGDPTNEMLFIMRGHLDSHTTGGGRSGFFNQCEIGPGDFCGEELLTWALDPCPSVIIPLSTRTVTAISEVEAFALTKEDLRFVAVQFHKLHNKKLRHTFRVHSHQWRTWAACFIQAAWKRYKRRKEVGLLRVKESLSTHSINNKSSRKKHGLSILATSLRRGQGYNDDDVIRSPMPKPKDPEFLDDDSN; encoded by the exons ATGAGTAACTCCAAAAGATATGTCAG ATTTGATGCTGACATGGAATCCATGGAACCGATGAACACGTCGTTGAAAAAAGACGACACGAAACTCGCGAAAAAGCTTTCACGAGTTTACTCCGAGGACTATGTGAAAACTGACCCGACGGTTCTTGATCCTCGAGGCGCAGCGATAAACCAATGGAACCATTTGTTTCTCATTGCAGCCTTGATTTCACTTGCGGTAGACCCGCTTTTCTTCTACTTGCCTGTGACCAAAGAGAACATGTGTCTTGATGAGGACATGACCCTCAAGATCACACTCACTATCATCCGTTCGATCGTCGATATCTTCTATGGGATCAAGATTTATGTGCGGTTTCGTACAGCTTACGTGGCAACTTCGTCACGTTTACTTGGGCGAGGCGTGTTGATTCTGGATTCTTCTAGTATTTCTGAGAGGTATTTGAGGGGTGAGTTTTGGCTTGATTTTTTGGCCACACTTCCTATTCCACAAGTCATGACATGGTTCCACATTGTCGATAAGACCGAAATGATGAGCACGAAAACAAGCGTGTTATACTTTATCATGATCCAGTTCTTGTTGAGGCTGTTTCTAACGTTTAGACTCGGGTCACATATATCAAAACAAGCCGGTCTTGTGGCTAATGTAGCGTGGGTCGGGGCTGCTTACAATCTATTATTGTTTATGTTGGCTTCTCAT GTGATTGGCGCGATGTGGTATCTTTTATCGATTGAGAGGCAGGGGCTATGTTGGGTGGAAGTATGTGACATGGAAACCGAATGCAAACATCGGTATTTTGATTGTGTTAATGTGAATCTTCCTAGTCGAGAAGCATGGTTTCCAACGAGTAATGTGTCGAGTATATGTGCGAGTGCTGATAACTTCAAATATGGACTCGTTGAAGACGCTGTTATATACAGTATCGCTTCGGCTAATTTCTATAAGAAGTATGCTTATTGTCTGTGGTGGGGTCTACGAGGCTTAGG TTCAGCAGGTCAAGAACTTCAAGCGAGCCCGTTTATAGCGGAATCACACTTTTGCATACTCATTGGGATTACCGGATTGGTGCTCTTTGCTTTGCTCATTGGTAACATGCAA CAATATCTAGAGTCAAGAACTAAACGACTCGAGGAATATCGGGTGAAGCGGATGGATACCGAGCAATGGATGCACCACAGGCATCTACCACACGAATTGAGGGAACGTGTACGCAAACATGATCTCCACAAATGGATTGCAACCCGAGGGGTTGACGAAGAAGAAATTCTTCGACCCCTTCCTCTCGGTATTAAAAGAGATATCAAACGTTATGTATGCGCCGAGCTGGTTAGAAGG GTTCCTTTATTTGATCAAATGGACGAACGCACTGTGGATGCAATATGTGAAAGATTAAAACCCGTGATATCAACACCAGGAACATGTCTAGTACGAGAAGGTGACCCCACAAATGAAATGTTATTTATCATGCGGGGTCACCTAGATTCTCATACTACTGGTGGGGGCCGATCTGGTTTCTTCAACCAGTGTGAGATCGGCCCAGGAGACTTTTGTGGTGAGGAACTACTAACATGGGCTTTGGACCCATGTCCAAGTGTCATCATTCCATTATCCACACGTACAGTCACCGCCATCTCTGAAGTGGAAGCTTTTGCTCTCACCAAAGAAGACTTAAGATTTGTGGCCGTACAATTTCATAAACTTCACAACAAGAAACTAAGGCACACGTTTAGAGTTCACTCCCACCAATGGCGAACTTGGGCTGCTTGTTTCATACAAGCAGCTTGGAAACGATACAAAAGGCGAAAAGAGGTTGGACTTCTTAGAGTTAAAGAGAGTCTGAGCACTCATAGCATCAACAACAAGTCGAGTAGAAAGAAACATGGTTTATCGATATTGGCAACGAGCTTAAGAAGAGGACAAGGATACAATGACGATGATGTCATTCGCAGCCCCATGCCAAAACCAAAGGATCCTGAGTTTCTAGACGATGATAGTAATTGA